A window from Thermincola ferriacetica encodes these proteins:
- the mnmA gene encoding tRNA 2-thiouridine(34) synthase MnmA, with protein sequence MPKSKVVVAMSGGVDSSLAAALLQEQGYDVIGVTMQIWPAEEQAEGGCCSLAAVEDARRVADTLGIPYYVMNFRDLFRKTVIADFCAEYMAGRTPNPCIVCNRKVKFEALLQKALALGAEYIATGHYARLSYDEARRRYLMRRALDRGKDQTYALYNLTQYQLKHTLMPLGNYTKAEAREMAAKLGLRVANKPDSQEICFVTDNNYRRFLEENVDQEIKPGPFLDLEGNVLGRHEGIPFYTIGQRKGLGIALGKPMYVVDIDPERNAVILGSNEDVFARGLISTDNNFIYIPELKDPMEVEVKIRYSAQPAKAIIYPHDDGVRVEFEKPQRAVTPGQAAVFYKDDYVVGGGTIKQRIS encoded by the coding sequence ATGCCAAAAAGCAAAGTGGTTGTAGCTATGAGCGGCGGTGTTGACAGTTCTCTCGCCGCTGCTCTTTTACAGGAACAGGGTTATGATGTCATCGGTGTCACCATGCAGATCTGGCCTGCTGAAGAACAGGCCGAGGGCGGCTGCTGTTCCCTGGCGGCTGTTGAAGATGCCCGCAGGGTAGCCGACACTTTGGGAATTCCCTATTATGTGATGAATTTCCGGGATCTGTTCCGGAAAACGGTGATTGCCGATTTCTGTGCTGAGTACATGGCGGGGAGAACGCCTAATCCCTGCATTGTCTGCAACCGTAAAGTCAAATTTGAAGCCTTGTTACAAAAGGCTCTTGCTTTGGGCGCCGAGTACATTGCTACGGGGCATTACGCCCGGCTATCTTATGATGAGGCCCGGCGCCGTTATCTGATGAGGCGTGCCCTGGACAGAGGTAAAGACCAGACCTATGCCTTGTATAACCTCACCCAGTACCAGTTGAAACATACCCTTATGCCTTTGGGAAATTATACAAAAGCCGAGGCCAGGGAGATGGCGGCTAAATTAGGTCTTAGAGTTGCCAATAAACCTGATAGTCAGGAGATATGTTTCGTTACTGATAACAACTACCGCCGGTTCCTGGAAGAAAACGTTGACCAGGAAATTAAACCCGGACCCTTTTTGGACCTGGAAGGTAACGTACTGGGCCGGCATGAGGGCATTCCTTTTTATACAATAGGACAGCGCAAGGGATTGGGCATTGCCCTGGGGAAGCCCATGTACGTGGTAGATATTGACCCCGAACGCAATGCGGTAATTTTGGGCAGTAATGAGGATGTCTTCGCCCGGGGATTAATCTCAACGGACAATAACTTTATTTATATTCCAGAATTGAAGGACCCCATGGAAGTAGAGGTGAAAATACGGTACAGCGCCCAGCCGGCCAAAGCCATAATTTATCCTCACGACGATGGGGTGAGGGTAGAATTTGAAAAACCCCAACGGGCCGTGACACCGGGTCAGGCAGCCGTTTTTTATAAGGATGACTACGTTGTCGGCGGTGGCACCATCAAGCAGCGAATCAGCTAG
- the nifU gene encoding Fe-S cluster assembly scaffold protein NifU: MYNEKVMDHFTNPRNVGEIEEASGIGEVGNPTCGDIMRISIKVEDNIIKDIKFKTFGCGAAIATSSMVTEMVKGKTIDEALEITNKAVAEALGGLPPQKMHCSNLAADALHKAIEDYKNKAAGGQ; this comes from the coding sequence ATGTATAATGAAAAAGTAATGGACCATTTTACCAATCCCCGGAACGTGGGAGAAATTGAAGAGGCCAGCGGAATTGGCGAGGTCGGCAACCCTACCTGTGGCGATATTATGCGCATCTCTATAAAAGTAGAGGACAACATAATCAAGGATATAAAATTCAAGACTTTCGGCTGTGGCGCGGCCATCGCCACCAGTAGCATGGTAACGGAAATGGTTAAAGGTAAAACCATTGATGAAGCGCTGGAAATTACCAATAAAGCGGTGGCCGAAGCTTTGGGCGGGTTACCGCCGCAAAAAATGCACTGTTCTAACCTGGCGGCTGACGCCCTACATAAGGCAATTGAAGATTATAAGAACAAAGCGGCCGGTGGCCAGTGA